The following proteins are encoded in a genomic region of Dromaius novaehollandiae isolate bDroNov1 chromosome 29, bDroNov1.hap1, whole genome shotgun sequence:
- the TUFT1 gene encoding tuftelin isoform X1: MNGLQGWCAVLDVRPHGESPDSLKVLRLTLPNDLPGDRREQVKQKPVGKAFAMVANRSSSSHSLASECIKSNDGDEEIIKVYLKARAEGSVNHEEHINQLKSEVRYIQEARSSLKKLREDLSSKLENRQGDKQPAQVMLEKQNGSWLYPERLRADSWEVQEEDYLGDDAEKIRQTAKRLFTKLQEAEKHHQLEKKAFERTISQYQEEAEQTSSALRRAEKSVAEKEVQVDELQRLLAGMEKEHGSLLLKMKEGEAELARLRSVEGDKLAEQDRSAKLEKEVAMLREKIHHLDDMLKSQQRKVRQMIEQLQNSKTVIQDKDAAIQELKERVAYLEAENLEMHDRIEHLIEKQVSRSGHSSRARSKSEYVSSKRVTGPKPLPLIRVVET, translated from the exons tgcagggctggtgcGCGGTGCTGGACGTGCGGCCCCACGGCGAGAGCCCG GACAGCTTGAAGGTGCTGAGGTTGACTCTGCCGAATGACCTGCCGGGCGATAGACGTGAGCAGGTGAAGCAGAAG CCGGTAGGAAAGGCCTTCGCCATGGTGGCCAACAGATCGAGCAGTAGTCACTCCCTGGCATCCGAATGCATCAAATCCAACGACGGCGACGAGGAGATCATTAAG GTTTATCTCAAAGCACGGGCTGAGGGCAGCGTGAATCACGAAGAACACATCAACCAGCTGAAAAGTGAAGTTCGTTACATTCAAGAG GCTAGAAGTTCTTTGAAGAAGCTGCGGGAAGACTTAAGTAGTAAACTTGAGAACAGACAAGGAGATAAACAGCCTGCACAG GTCATGTTGGAAAAGCAGAACGGAAGCTGGCTGTACCCCGAGAGGCTACGGGCCGATTCCTGGGAAGTGCAG GAGGAGGATTATTTGGGAGACGATGCGGAGAAGATCCGGCAGACGGCAAAGAGGCTGTTCACGAAGCTGCAGGAGGCTGAGAAGCACCATCAGTTGGAGAAGAAGGCCTTTGAG CGGACGATCTCGCAGTaccaggaggaagcagagcaAACCAGCTCTGCCCTGCGGAGAGCGGAGAAGAGCGTGGCGGAGAAGGAGGTGCAGGTGGACGAGCTGCAGAGACTCCTGGCAGGGATGGAGAAG GAGCACGGGAGTTTGCTGCTGAAGATGAAAGAAGGCGAAGCCGAGCTGGCGAGGCTGAGGAGTGTGGAAGGTGACAAGCTCGCCGAACAAGACCG GTCGGCCAAGCTGGAGAAGGAGGTGGCCATGCTGCGGGAGAAGATACACCATCTGGATGACATGCTGAAAAGCCAGCAGCGCAAAGTCCGCCAGATGATTGAGCAG CTCCAGAACTCCAAAACGGTGATTCAGGACAAAGATGCTGCGATCCAGGAGCTCAAGGAGAGGGTTGCTTACTTGGAGGCTGAG AACCTGGAGATGCATGATCGCATAGAGCACTTGATTGAGAAGCAAGTCAGTCGAAGTGGCCACAGCTCCCGGGCACGCTCAAAATCGGAGTATGTGAGCAG CAAAAGGGTGACGGGCCCCAAGCCGCTGCCTCTTATTCGAGTGGTGGAAACATGA
- the TUFT1 gene encoding tuftelin isoform X3 yields MNGLQGWCAVLDVRPHGESPDSLKVLRLTLPNDLPGDRREQVKQKPVGKAFAMVANRSSSSHSLASECIKSNDGDEEIIKVYLKARAEGSVNHEEHINQLKSEVRYIQEVMLEKQNGSWLYPERLRADSWEVQEEDYLGDDAEKIRQTAKRLFTKLQEAEKHHQLEKKAFERTISQYQEEAEQTSSALRRAEKSVAEKEVQVDELQRLLAGMEKEHGSLLLKMKEGEAELARLRSVEGDKLAEQDRSAKLEKEVAMLREKIHHLDDMLKSQQRKVRQMIEQLQNSKTVIQDKDAAIQELKERVAYLEAENLEMHDRIEHLIEKQVSRSGHSSRARSKSEYVSSKRVTGPKPLPLIRVVET; encoded by the exons tgcagggctggtgcGCGGTGCTGGACGTGCGGCCCCACGGCGAGAGCCCG GACAGCTTGAAGGTGCTGAGGTTGACTCTGCCGAATGACCTGCCGGGCGATAGACGTGAGCAGGTGAAGCAGAAG CCGGTAGGAAAGGCCTTCGCCATGGTGGCCAACAGATCGAGCAGTAGTCACTCCCTGGCATCCGAATGCATCAAATCCAACGACGGCGACGAGGAGATCATTAAG GTTTATCTCAAAGCACGGGCTGAGGGCAGCGTGAATCACGAAGAACACATCAACCAGCTGAAAAGTGAAGTTCGTTACATTCAAGAG GTCATGTTGGAAAAGCAGAACGGAAGCTGGCTGTACCCCGAGAGGCTACGGGCCGATTCCTGGGAAGTGCAG GAGGAGGATTATTTGGGAGACGATGCGGAGAAGATCCGGCAGACGGCAAAGAGGCTGTTCACGAAGCTGCAGGAGGCTGAGAAGCACCATCAGTTGGAGAAGAAGGCCTTTGAG CGGACGATCTCGCAGTaccaggaggaagcagagcaAACCAGCTCTGCCCTGCGGAGAGCGGAGAAGAGCGTGGCGGAGAAGGAGGTGCAGGTGGACGAGCTGCAGAGACTCCTGGCAGGGATGGAGAAG GAGCACGGGAGTTTGCTGCTGAAGATGAAAGAAGGCGAAGCCGAGCTGGCGAGGCTGAGGAGTGTGGAAGGTGACAAGCTCGCCGAACAAGACCG GTCGGCCAAGCTGGAGAAGGAGGTGGCCATGCTGCGGGAGAAGATACACCATCTGGATGACATGCTGAAAAGCCAGCAGCGCAAAGTCCGCCAGATGATTGAGCAG CTCCAGAACTCCAAAACGGTGATTCAGGACAAAGATGCTGCGATCCAGGAGCTCAAGGAGAGGGTTGCTTACTTGGAGGCTGAG AACCTGGAGATGCATGATCGCATAGAGCACTTGATTGAGAAGCAAGTCAGTCGAAGTGGCCACAGCTCCCGGGCACGCTCAAAATCGGAGTATGTGAGCAG CAAAAGGGTGACGGGCCCCAAGCCGCTGCCTCTTATTCGAGTGGTGGAAACATGA
- the TUFT1 gene encoding tuftelin isoform X2 codes for MNGLQGWCAVLDVRPHGESPPVGKAFAMVANRSSSSHSLASECIKSNDGDEEIIKVYLKARAEGSVNHEEHINQLKSEVRYIQEARSSLKKLREDLSSKLENRQGDKQPAQVMLEKQNGSWLYPERLRADSWEVQEEDYLGDDAEKIRQTAKRLFTKLQEAEKHHQLEKKAFERTISQYQEEAEQTSSALRRAEKSVAEKEVQVDELQRLLAGMEKEHGSLLLKMKEGEAELARLRSVEGDKLAEQDRSAKLEKEVAMLREKIHHLDDMLKSQQRKVRQMIEQLQNSKTVIQDKDAAIQELKERVAYLEAENLEMHDRIEHLIEKQVSRSGHSSRARSKSEYVSSKRVTGPKPLPLIRVVET; via the exons tgcagggctggtgcGCGGTGCTGGACGTGCGGCCCCACGGCGAGAGCCCG CCGGTAGGAAAGGCCTTCGCCATGGTGGCCAACAGATCGAGCAGTAGTCACTCCCTGGCATCCGAATGCATCAAATCCAACGACGGCGACGAGGAGATCATTAAG GTTTATCTCAAAGCACGGGCTGAGGGCAGCGTGAATCACGAAGAACACATCAACCAGCTGAAAAGTGAAGTTCGTTACATTCAAGAG GCTAGAAGTTCTTTGAAGAAGCTGCGGGAAGACTTAAGTAGTAAACTTGAGAACAGACAAGGAGATAAACAGCCTGCACAG GTCATGTTGGAAAAGCAGAACGGAAGCTGGCTGTACCCCGAGAGGCTACGGGCCGATTCCTGGGAAGTGCAG GAGGAGGATTATTTGGGAGACGATGCGGAGAAGATCCGGCAGACGGCAAAGAGGCTGTTCACGAAGCTGCAGGAGGCTGAGAAGCACCATCAGTTGGAGAAGAAGGCCTTTGAG CGGACGATCTCGCAGTaccaggaggaagcagagcaAACCAGCTCTGCCCTGCGGAGAGCGGAGAAGAGCGTGGCGGAGAAGGAGGTGCAGGTGGACGAGCTGCAGAGACTCCTGGCAGGGATGGAGAAG GAGCACGGGAGTTTGCTGCTGAAGATGAAAGAAGGCGAAGCCGAGCTGGCGAGGCTGAGGAGTGTGGAAGGTGACAAGCTCGCCGAACAAGACCG GTCGGCCAAGCTGGAGAAGGAGGTGGCCATGCTGCGGGAGAAGATACACCATCTGGATGACATGCTGAAAAGCCAGCAGCGCAAAGTCCGCCAGATGATTGAGCAG CTCCAGAACTCCAAAACGGTGATTCAGGACAAAGATGCTGCGATCCAGGAGCTCAAGGAGAGGGTTGCTTACTTGGAGGCTGAG AACCTGGAGATGCATGATCGCATAGAGCACTTGATTGAGAAGCAAGTCAGTCGAAGTGGCCACAGCTCCCGGGCACGCTCAAAATCGGAGTATGTGAGCAG CAAAAGGGTGACGGGCCCCAAGCCGCTGCCTCTTATTCGAGTGGTGGAAACATGA